ATTATCTCCAATTATAATTGACGGGTCTCGATTCAGTAAGATGCAGCCTTTAACCGAGTCTCCACAGAGAATTCAGGTTATGGGATTATAGCCGAAAAACTCCCCCAAACGTGGATATCCGATGGCGATTGGACTCTTTAGGACAGGGGAGGGGATTTGATGGCCCTAGAGAAACCCGACGCCCATCGCCCAGGTTTGCCCGGACTGACCCGTTGGAAGGGGATGCCCTGTTGTCTAGGGCGGAGATATTCCCACCCGGTTTCCCCTGAACAGCCCCTTTCCTGCCTCCACAGAACGCTACCTAGAAAACATTTGGGATTTTCCTCACCCCCCTTCTGTTCAGTAATGGGTGGGACTGTAAACAATCGCCCCAACTGGCGGGAAACTCAAAATATTGGCTGACCTTTTATGGAACAGATGGGGGGATTTTACCGAGGGTGAGAAGGGATTTGGACCGCCTATCTGAGGAAAAATTTTATTAAAGACTGTCTGTTGGCTTATGGGGTTCCAGGTCGCGCAAATGGCGGCTCAATTGGGCAAGCGACCTGGAGGGTTGTTGTTGTCCTAATCGGGGAGAAATCTGCCCGGACTCGTCAGGGGATGGGGGAATAATTTATCTTCCGGCGCTTTTAATTCGAGCTAAAATTGTTTCCATTTCCGACAATTCCACAGCCCCGGAGAAAGGTTCTTCATTCATGAAAAAGAACGGGGTTCCATTAATGCCTAATTTGCGGGCGAGGATGAGGTCTTCCTCAATGGCCGCTTGGGCATTTTCACTCTGGCGATCGCTGTTAAATTTCTCCAAATCTAAATTTAAGGTTTGGGCGATGGTCCCATATAACGGTTCTCCCAACTGCTGTTGCTGTTGGAATAATGCATCATGATATTCCCAGAATTTCCCCTGTTGTCCAGCGGCCCAAGCGGCTTGTGCTGCGGGCAGGGCTTGGGTATGAATCTGAGTCAATGGCAGATGCTTGTAAGTCAAAGTGACCTCAGACTGATGTTTAGCCATAAACTGATTCACCGTTTCGTGAGCTTTGGCACAAAACGGACATTGAAAGTCGGAAAATTCCACAATCACGATATTTCTCTGGGAAGCACCTTTAACGGGAGAATTCCCGATAATTGCCCCCGGGTTGGTACTCATTTGCTGTAAGAAAGCCTGCCTTGCTTGCTGAACATCATTTTGTTGGGCCTCCTGATAGGCTTGGACGGATTCAATAATGACTTCGGGATTATTCCGAATAATCTCCAAGACTTGTGCTTCGAGGTCGGAATTGGCACTCGTGCCATTGGGGCTGGTACAACCGAACAATCCAAAACCGAATATCAAACAGCAAGCTAAAGTCAGCGAAAAAAAGCGAAACCGGGACATGAATAACCTCTGGGATAAAAATTAGTAGCAGATCACTACTATAGGCGCTTTCCCGGTATTTTGACGAGTTGCCCCTGGGTGCAGAAGATGGGTTTCATTGGTGATATCGATCGCTGCTAGATTAGAGGAGTAAGGCTACCATCATGTCCAGTAATCCCCTGCCCTTTGGCACCCCTGGACTGCGGTGGATTTCGGTAGCCTACAGTACAGTTTGGAGATTAAGGAGTCATCGGTTATTTGATTTGAACGGATTTGGCCAATCTGCTTTGGCTTGCCTTTGAAGCCAGTCCGAAGCACCCATGCCAAATTGAGAGGTCCCCGGTTATCCCTGCACGGCGATCGCCCCAGGGTGGCATTGCGCTGATGACAACCTGTTGTTGTTGGGACCTGACCTATCACTAGACTCTAACCACCCCTCACGAACGTTACTCAATACCCTATGTATGAGCGGATTTTTCCAGTGCCTGATCGCGTCAAATCCCTGAATAAACCCATTAAAGTCGGGGTGTTACATTCCCTAACGGGTACGATGTCGATCGGGGAAGTATCTGTCAAAGATGCCACCTTGTTAGCAATTGAAGAAATTAATGCGGCAGGTGGGGTACTGGGCCGCCCCTTAGAAGCGGTGATTGCCGATGGGGAAAGCAATTTAAAAACCTTTGCAGACAAAGCCAAACAATTACTCACTCAGGAGCAAGTTGAGGTCATTTTTGGCTGCTGGACCTCTGCCTCACGCAAAGCGGTACTCCCGATTTTGGAGGAATTAAATGGATTGTTATTCTATCCGGTGCAATATGAAGGATTAGAACAGTCTCCCAATATTTTCTATACGGGTGCAGCACCTAATCAACAAATCGTTCCGGCGGTGCAATATTTATTGGATCGGGGCTTTCGCCACATTTATTTACTCGGGTCAGATTATATTTTCCCCCGGAGTGCGAATCAAATTATTAAAGCGCAGTTAGTAGCCCAAGATGCGGTTTTAGCGGGGGAAGAATACATTCCCTTGGGTTCCCAGGAGGTGAGTACGGCGATCGCCCATATTCTTTCGGTACAACCGGATGCGGTGCTTAATACCCTCAATGGCGATACCAATGTGGCCTTTTTCCGAGAGTTAAATCAAGCGGGGTTGACCCCGGATGAATTGCTGGTGATGTCCGTGAGTGTTGCCGAGGCGGAGGTTCGGGAAATAGGACCTTCGGCGATCGCCGGACATCTGGTGGCGTGGAATTACTTTCAAAGCATCGATACTCTGGAAAACCAGAAATTCGTGAGGGCCTATAAAGCCAAATATGGCAGCGATCGCGTTACCTCCGACCCGATCGCCTCGGGGTATCTGGGGGTCTATTTATGGAAAAAAGCCGTGGAAAAAGCCCAGTCTACCCAAGTATTGAAGGTGAAGGCAGCGGCCAAAAATATAGAATTGGTCACCCCAAAAGGGTTAGTCAAACTGGATGGCAAAACCCAGCATCTGTGGAACACCGTCCGCATTGGACAAATCAAGCCCGATGGGGCGATCGGGGAAATTTGGAACTCTCAAGAGGCAGTCGCCCCTGACCCCTTTTTATCCCGCTATCCTTGGGCCGCAGGTCTCTCTCAACGGGGATTCCGCTGGGGAATTAATGCCAAACTGATGAGCTTATTTAGCACTTTAGTGGCGATCGCCTGGGTTGCTTTGGTTCTGGAGTGGCGGACTGCAACGGAAATTGAGAGGAATATCGCCGCCTTAATTCAGCGGGTTGAGCAAATGTCTACACCCCCGGAGGAAATGTTGGAATGGGGCTATGCAGTGATGGCGGCAGCGCAACGGAGTCAATATTTATTACTAATGCTGCTGCTGTTGAGCATTGTCTCAATGGGTGTAGCCTTTTTTGTGATTTCCCGAATTACTCGGGCCTTAAATGGAGTGACTAAAACCGCGCAACGATTAGCTTCTGGGGATTTAAGCGCGCGATCGCCTCTGGTTTCTGGAGATGAAATTGGGGTACTCTCTTCCACCCTGAATACAATGGCACAACAGGTAAACTGTTTACTCAAAGGGTTAGAAGTGCGTTCTCGCCAGGTGGAAGAACACAGTTTAGAATTAGAGGCAGCGGTTTATGCCGCACAAGCAGCCAGTCGAGCGAAAAGCACCTTTTTAGCCAATATGAGCCACGAATTGCGAACGCCACTGAATGCGATCGTGGGTTATAGCGAACTGCTGCAAGAAGAGGTGGAGGAGATTCTCGCCGATGAACAGTTAATTAGCGACCTCCAAAAAATTAACATTGCGGGCAAAAATCTCTTGAATATCGTCAGTGATATTTTAGATATTTCTAAAATTGAAGCGGGCAAAATGGACTTGTGTCTGGATACCTTCGATGTCCCCCAGTTGATTCATGAGGTGGTCACTACCGTTGAACCGTTGTTGCTGAGTAATGGCAATGTTATCCGAGTAGATTATCCTGAAAAGATGGGGATGATGACGGCAGATATCACCAAAGTCCGGCAAATCCTCTTAAACCTGCTGAGTAATGCAGCTAAATTTACAGAAAATGGCAAGATTATTTTAGAGGTGAGGATTAAAAATCCGCAAGAGAATCCCGGGGAACAGGTCACCCTAAATTCTACTCCTTTGCCCCCGAGGGAAACGCCCTGGATTGTCTTTCACGTCCGGGATACGGGAATTGGCATGAGTGCTGAACAAATCGCCCAACTGTTTCAACCCTTTGTCCAGGGGGATGATTCGACCACGCGCAAGTATGGCGGGACGGGATTGGGTTTAGCGTTGGTGAAAACATTTTGCGAGATGATGGGAGGGGCGATCGCCGTGGAAAGCGAACTGGGGCGAGGGTCGGTCTTTGAGATTACCCTACCCTTGGTGGTGAATACAGCACTGCAGAAGGTTAAGATGAATCGCGCTGCTTAAGGTTGAGATTGATTGTCGGCAGTTTATCCGATTGCCGGTACAATAATCAGCAAAACCACTAAGATTCCAAAAATTATAATGCCTGAACATAAGATATGGCAATGGGTTGAAACCCTCTCGGGCCACTTAGACCGGGTGAGTTCGGTGGCAGTCTCCCCGGATGGGAAAACCCTCGCCAGCAGCAGTTTAGACCAGACGATCGCCCTGTGGGATCTGAAGTCGGGTCAAAAACTCCATACCCTTTCCGGACATTCTGGATCGGTTCTGGGGGTGAGTTTTTCCCCAGATGGTCAAAGTTTAGTCAGTTGTGGGACGGATAAAAAGATTCAGGTTTGGGATTTGGGTAAGTTTAAGCCGATTCGCCAGTTGGGGCGATGGTTTGGCGGTCATCAGGAACCTGTTTTAGCCCTGGCAATGGCCCCCGATGGCAAAACTCTGGTGAGTACCAGTGGCGATCTCCGTCTGAAAGGCTGGAATATGGCGACAGGTAGAAATGAATGGACGGTTACCTTGAATGGGGAGAAACTTGGGGAGATTCAGTCCCTGGCGATTAGTCCTGATGGCAAAATTTTAGCTGGAGGCAGTACCGATAGTCAGATTGCCCTGTGGAATTTACAGACTGGGGAAAAATTACGGACCCTCACGGGGCATTCTGCGGGGGTGACGGAGGTCGCATTTAGTCCCGATGGACAGGTTTTGGCCTCTAGCAGTTGGGATAAAACCGTGGCCCTGTGGAATTACCAGAAGGGAAAGCAAATCACCTCCCTGGTGGGACATTCCGATGGGGTGAATGCGGTGAGGTTTCATCCCGATGGAGAGAGACTCGCTTCCGGGAGTTGGGATAAAACTTTGGCCCTGTGGAATGGGAAAACGGGAGAACAAATTGCCTCCCTGGTGGGACATTCCGATGCCGTGCGATCGCTGGCCTTTAGTCCCGATGGGCGAGTGCTGGTTTCGGGGAGTTGGGACCAGACGATCGCCCTGTGGCAGGTATAGCCTTTCTCTTAGTGGTGAAGTCCATGAAGGATCCCCCTAAATCCCCCTTACAAAGGGGGACTTTCCCGGTCCCCCCCCCTTTTTTAAGGAGGGCTAGGGGCGATCGAATAGACGGACCTCATCAATGTGAAAATTGCTATAGAATCGATCAATAGTTATGCCCTGATTCCCCCTTGGAGGTTAATCGAGGAAACCCATCATTCCATCGGTGTCATCCCCTTCATTGGAGCAAATGGGCCGGTTTCCCATGAGATGATCGCAGTTCATGAGGATGGTGCTTTCTGTAATCGGACGATTTCCAGACACCTGCATGGAGTGGGCGACGTGAATCATACTCGCCCCAATTGGACGAATCCCCGAGGAGTTTAAGGTATCGGCTACGATAAAATTACTGGCCTCAACGGGACGATTGCCGGACAGGTTGATACTGTCAGAAATCTCAAAGTTGCTCAGTCCGATGGGGCGGTTTCCGGGTAAACCCCCTTGACGATAGAGCTGAATGCCTTCCGGGGTGGCTTTTTCAGGTAATTTATCTTGTATTTTCTTCATACTATCTTGGGGTTCGTTTTCTGGGTTGGTTGTCTCAGTCTCATCAGCGATCGCGCTATCCGCCATCTCGGGATTCTCCTCCAAAAACACTCGGTTAGTTTTCCTTTGCTCCTGAAAATCCGTCTCGTTTCCGCCCTGTTTTAGCACGGTTGAATCGGTAAGTTTCTACCTCATCGATGGCGATAGGGGGCCTTATGTTATGAGTCGGATACTAGCTTTCGCTGTCAGATCTTTTTTAGGGTTCTAACTTAAGCCTTAATTATACGGGTTGAAGGATCTACAGACGAGTTGATCGCACTCTACATTACTGTAAATTTTTGTAAAAGCCTCCAAAAAAATCTTATCGGGATGATAAGCGAGGATAGGTGTTCCTCGGTCATCCTCGGATTCTTGCCGATTCGGCAGGGGGGGATCCGACAAAAGGGCCAAGGGGCGATCGCAACGCATCGCCCCTTGGCCCCCAATTTATTCAATCCGCCAAATGCTCGCCTTACTTGCGATTACTCAGCCATTTGGCAGCAGCAATTCCCATAATCGCCGCGACTAACGGATTACTCAAAAACTTCATCATCCAGGGTTTATCCGCTAAAACATCCCGGAAAATATCAGGATGAGCGTGATAGGCAAATGCGGCTAATTTAGAAACATCATCGGCCGACATTTTCTTGGCATGATGAGTCGAAAGAGAGAGTTGTTTTTCTAAATCGCGATCGCTGAGTCCGCGTTTTTTCAGTTCTTTAAAGAACTCCTGCGCCACATCATCCCGTTCATCGGGCTTAATTTGGGCGATCGCTTTTCGCAGTTCCGGTTCCATCTGGGCCGGAGGAATGCGATCGTGTTGCAGAGACTCGCCAAATAAGCGCTGACGCTCTTCCCGAGTCGAGCGCTGGGCAAAATCATCAAAACTGTGATAATCCTCGGTTTGGGGAGCATTCGGCATCATCTCGCGATCGCCTCTTGCCAAATCGCCCATAATTTCCCGTTTATATTCATCACTCGTCGCCATATCATTCTCCTAATTTATTCCATCGATAGATAAGATAGCTCGTCAAAACTGTTGCGATTTGACTCAACCTCTATCCCGCTTTATACTGAATCTGCTGGGACTGCACATCATAATCCGCCGTCAGAATCAGTTGTTTATCCGGTGCATAGACCAAGACTTTTAAATTCCGATTGGGGAAATTGTGATGAAAGCCTTGAGCCAGCGATCGGGCTAACTCTCGCACTTCATTCGGTCGAACTTCCGGCGTAATCACCACGCCTAACTTATCATTATCTCGCACATAAGCATCTTGAACCAGCCCTTTGGCATTTCGGACCACCCAGTTGCCAAAATTCTCCCCAGTTTGAGTATTACCGCGTTCGAGTTGCGAATAATTGTGCGGACTCGTCACCGATGGGGAGAGGCGGTTCGGTTGCTGCGCCGTTGGGGTTCCCACACTACAAGCGGTGACAAAGCTCAGGACTAATACCAAGACCAAAGCAGTCAACCCTTTCTGAACTCGCTTAAACACACTCACCTGAATTTTCCTCCAAATTTTATAGTAATATCAAATCCGTTGTCAAGGGATGCCAGTTGATTTAAAGGTGAATTGATAGATTTCTTGTAAAATTTCTGGACTGACCCCTGTCAACAAACCTTTAAACAAAAGATTGATGACTCTTCCGATTACTCCTTTTAAACAGGGCGCATCGGAAGCTTCCCTTCACCCTCACGCAAAAGGGTTCAGAGTTGAGGGAAGGACAGGGATGCTCCCCGCCCTTCCCTCTCTTCAAAGATTAAGCTCTAGTCGATCGCTTTTTTGATGTTATCTTTGATGTCTTCTTTGGCGTGTTTGGCTTCGGCCTCAGTTTGCTTCATTTTGCCCTCAGCCTGATCCTTGGGATCGCCGGTCACGTTTCCTAACGCTTCTTGCGCTTTCCCTTCGACATTCTTCATCGTTGCATTAACTCTATCTTCAGCGCTCATATTATTCTCCGTCTTTTTGACTGCGTTTTATCTGTATTGAGATTAGCAAGGATAACGAAGGAAAAGCATCTATCAATGGATATATTCTCGCCCTACTCCTGAAGACTTCTAAGCGGGGATCGCTGATATATTAGCAGATTACTATTCCATTTTAGCTAATTTGGGGGTTATCAGCTTTTATCAAATAAAAAAGAGGCAGAGTATTAATACTCTGCCCCTCTTCAGCTAACGGACTTACAACTCTTCTATTTGAGTTCTCTTGACATCCAGTTCTTCTTTTAAATTTTCCGCCCCATGCTCAATATTGGCTTGGATTTGCTTGGCTTTACCCACCATTTTTTGCTTGGGGTCTCCCGTCAAATCACCCAAGGCTTCTTGGGCTTTTCCTTCGATATTCTTAGCTGTGGCTTTCATGCGATTTTCAATACTCATCTTAATTTCTCCCTTTTATCTTTATTTTAGGGGCTAACTTATTGGGGTCATAGACTTAAATATTTAGCCTTAAATTCATACTAGCAATCCCATCCCCAAAATGCCATCTATCCTCCGACATATCTTTCTTTAAAAAAAACTAAAAAATAAGGGAAGAAGAGAAGCAGTCTCACCCATCCCCTCGATCCAGAAAGCGGTATCGTTCCTGAATGGGACCTACCCATTGGGGCGGAGGACATTTCCAACGGGGTGCAAGTCCTGCACCCGTTCTAAAGCATCAACAGGGATTCCTATTTTGAGTCGATATTTCCCTCAACAACGCTCTACAATAGGAAAGAACTCATCCTCCATCCGACTATGCAACCCTTTCGTCTTGAAGCGCCCTATCAACCGACAGGGGACCAACCCCAAGCGATCGCCAAACTGGTCCAAGGTATCCAAGGGGAAAAACCCTATCAAACCCTCTTAGGTGCCACCGGAACTGGGAAAACCTTTACCATTGCCTCGACGATCGCACAAGTGGGGAAACCCACCCTCGTTCTCGCCCATA
Above is a window of Laspinema palackyanum D2c DNA encoding:
- a CDS encoding thioredoxin domain-containing protein — protein: MSRFRFFSLTLACCLIFGFGLFGCTSPNGTSANSDLEAQVLEIIRNNPEVIIESVQAYQEAQQNDVQQARQAFLQQMSTNPGAIIGNSPVKGASQRNIVIVEFSDFQCPFCAKAHETVNQFMAKHQSEVTLTYKHLPLTQIHTQALPAAQAAWAAGQQGKFWEYHDALFQQQQQLGEPLYGTIAQTLNLDLEKFNSDRQSENAQAAIEEDLILARKLGINGTPFFFMNEEPFSGAVELSEMETILARIKSAGR
- the urtA gene encoding urea ABC transporter substrate-binding protein, with protein sequence MPDRVKSLNKPIKVGVLHSLTGTMSIGEVSVKDATLLAIEEINAAGGVLGRPLEAVIADGESNLKTFADKAKQLLTQEQVEVIFGCWTSASRKAVLPILEELNGLLFYPVQYEGLEQSPNIFYTGAAPNQQIVPAVQYLLDRGFRHIYLLGSDYIFPRSANQIIKAQLVAQDAVLAGEEYIPLGSQEVSTAIAHILSVQPDAVLNTLNGDTNVAFFRELNQAGLTPDELLVMSVSVAEAEVREIGPSAIAGHLVAWNYFQSIDTLENQKFVRAYKAKYGSDRVTSDPIASGYLGVYLWKKAVEKAQSTQVLKVKAAAKNIELVTPKGLVKLDGKTQHLWNTVRIGQIKPDGAIGEIWNSQEAVAPDPFLSRYPWAAGLSQRGFRWGINAKLMSLFSTLVAIAWVALVLEWRTATEIERNIAALIQRVEQMSTPPEEMLEWGYAVMAAAQRSQYLLLMLLLLSIVSMGVAFFVISRITRALNGVTKTAQRLASGDLSARSPLVSGDEIGVLSSTLNTMAQQVNCLLKGLEVRSRQVEEHSLELEAAVYAAQAASRAKSTFLANMSHELRTPLNAIVGYSELLQEEVEEILADEQLISDLQKINIAGKNLLNIVSDILDISKIEAGKMDLCLDTFDVPQLIHEVVTTVEPLLLSNGNVIRVDYPEKMGMMTADITKVRQILLNLLSNAAKFTENGKIILEVRIKNPQENPGEQVTLNSTPLPPRETPWIVFHVRDTGIGMSAEQIAQLFQPFVQGDDSTTRKYGGTGLGLALVKTFCEMMGGAIAVESELGRGSVFEITLPLVVNTALQKVKMNRAA
- a CDS encoding WD40 repeat domain-containing protein — encoded protein: MPEHKIWQWVETLSGHLDRVSSVAVSPDGKTLASSSLDQTIALWDLKSGQKLHTLSGHSGSVLGVSFSPDGQSLVSCGTDKKIQVWDLGKFKPIRQLGRWFGGHQEPVLALAMAPDGKTLVSTSGDLRLKGWNMATGRNEWTVTLNGEKLGEIQSLAISPDGKILAGGSTDSQIALWNLQTGEKLRTLTGHSAGVTEVAFSPDGQVLASSSWDKTVALWNYQKGKQITSLVGHSDGVNAVRFHPDGERLASGSWDKTLALWNGKTGEQIASLVGHSDAVRSLAFSPDGRVLVSGSWDQTIALWQV
- a CDS encoding CsbD family protein; amino-acid sequence: MSAEDRVNATMKNVEGKAQEALGNVTGDPKDQAEGKMKQTEAEAKHAKEDIKDNIKKAID
- a CDS encoding CsbD family protein, with translation MSIENRMKATAKNIEGKAQEALGDLTGDPKQKMVGKAKQIQANIEHGAENLKEELDVKRTQIEEL